One genomic region from Paraburkholderia azotifigens encodes:
- a CDS encoding b(o/a)3-type cytochrome-c oxidase subunit 1, whose translation MFHAKRLVLAHFWLAFIAFGIALLLGAWQMLVRSPLHPWIGQPELYYRSVTAHGTVMAYVLPTLVAMAFGYAIVELALQQALVGLKWAWAAFILLVVGAVMAMVPVAAGQASVLFTFYPPMIGSPFYYLGVVLVVVGSWIWVALMGINLRIWKRANPGKPVPLAMYANVAGAYLWAWTAVGAALEILFQILPVALGLKSTIDAGLARVLFSWTLHAIVYFWLVPSYIAYYTLVPRAIGGRLYSDSMARVSFILFLVFAMPIGIHHLFADPQVGAGFKFVHAVFTGMVSVPTLLTVFTICASVEIAGRLRGGKGAFGWLKALPWDNPMMLVIAFSFIMLGFGGAGGLINMSYQLNETIHNTQWVTGHFHLIFGGAIVIMYFAIAYELWPQLTGRAIWSVRLVRWQLWLWFIGMMVVTLPWHYVGLLGAPRRMAYYDYSNPAIAPQAIWVAVSAFGGLILVISGLLFLYILAKSQFGTLEQPKEFRFSATVHPVERVPAALNSFGLWVALMIGLTVVNYSVPIAQLLGLQQTSVPAVSVGAR comes from the coding sequence ACGGCACGGTGATGGCCTATGTGCTGCCCACGCTGGTGGCGATGGCCTTCGGTTACGCAATCGTCGAGCTCGCGCTGCAGCAGGCGCTGGTCGGCCTGAAATGGGCATGGGCCGCGTTCATCCTGCTCGTGGTCGGCGCGGTGATGGCGATGGTGCCCGTCGCGGCCGGTCAGGCATCCGTGCTCTTCACCTTCTATCCGCCCATGATCGGCAGTCCGTTCTACTACCTCGGCGTCGTGCTCGTCGTGGTCGGCTCGTGGATCTGGGTCGCGCTGATGGGCATCAACCTGCGCATCTGGAAGCGCGCGAATCCCGGCAAGCCGGTGCCGCTCGCGATGTATGCAAACGTGGCGGGCGCGTATCTGTGGGCGTGGACGGCCGTCGGCGCGGCGCTCGAAATCCTGTTCCAGATCCTGCCTGTCGCGCTCGGCCTGAAGTCGACCATCGACGCCGGCCTCGCGCGCGTGCTGTTTTCGTGGACGCTGCACGCGATCGTCTATTTCTGGCTGGTGCCGTCGTATATCGCGTATTACACGCTGGTGCCGCGCGCGATCGGCGGCAGGCTGTACAGCGATTCGATGGCGCGCGTGTCGTTCATCCTGTTCCTCGTGTTCGCGATGCCGATCGGCATCCACCATCTGTTCGCCGATCCGCAGGTCGGCGCGGGCTTCAAGTTCGTGCACGCAGTGTTCACGGGCATGGTGTCGGTGCCGACGCTGCTCACCGTGTTCACGATCTGCGCGTCGGTGGAAATCGCCGGACGGCTGCGCGGCGGCAAGGGCGCGTTCGGCTGGCTGAAGGCGCTGCCGTGGGACAACCCGATGATGCTCGTGATCGCGTTCTCGTTCATCATGCTCGGCTTCGGCGGCGCGGGCGGGCTCATCAACATGAGCTATCAGCTAAACGAAACGATCCACAACACGCAGTGGGTCACGGGGCACTTCCATCTGATCTTCGGCGGCGCGATCGTCATCATGTACTTTGCGATCGCGTATGAACTGTGGCCGCAGCTGACGGGCCGCGCGATCTGGTCCGTCCGTCTGGTGCGCTGGCAGCTGTGGCTGTGGTTCATCGGCATGATGGTCGTCACGCTGCCGTGGCACTACGTCGGCCTGCTCGGCGCGCCGCGCCGCATGGCCTATTACGACTACAGCAATCCCGCGATCGCGCCGCAGGCCATCTGGGTCGCAGTGTCCGCATTCGGCGGACTGATCCTCGTGATTTCCGGCCTGCTGTTCCTGTACATCCTCGCGAAGTCGCAGTTCGGCACGCTCGAGCAGCCGAAGGAGTTCCGCTTCAGCGCGACCGTGCATCCCGTCGAGCGTGTGCCTGCTGCGCTGAACAGCTTCGGCCTGTGGGTCGCGCTGATGATCGGACTGACGGTGGTCAACTACAGCGTGCCCATCGCGCAGCTGCTCGGCTTGCAGCAGACGTCGGTGCCGGCCGTGTCGGTGGGAGCGCGGTGA
- a CDS encoding c-type cytochrome codes for MNEERVFSFSNRWFTSSVLGTIAIAVVSILIGFVWLPSKHADFTQRGLWATICSAAGAPSSWYTQSENIAGPAPSNVLVLPPAPPWGRERPGAESIGRGATLAQNCSMCHGVVSLIQVTAPVLAGQYADVVYKQLRDYQSGQRVNSIMPPIIARLNDRDLHDLANYYSTLPRPAAVEQRTAEDVSIRKLVSEGSPMRNIAPCAACHGDLDRKGAAPWLGGQSSVYMAAQLRAFANGDRRNDINEQMRNVARHMTPEEIDGVAKYYAQRP; via the coding sequence ATGAACGAAGAACGCGTCTTCAGCTTCAGCAACCGATGGTTCACGTCGAGCGTGCTCGGCACGATCGCCATTGCCGTTGTGTCGATTCTGATTGGCTTCGTCTGGCTGCCGTCGAAGCATGCCGACTTCACGCAGCGCGGACTGTGGGCAACGATCTGCAGCGCGGCGGGCGCGCCGTCGAGCTGGTACACGCAAAGCGAGAACATCGCCGGCCCCGCGCCGAGCAACGTGCTCGTGCTGCCGCCCGCGCCGCCGTGGGGCCGCGAGCGGCCAGGCGCCGAGTCGATCGGGCGCGGCGCGACGCTCGCGCAGAACTGCTCGATGTGCCACGGCGTGGTAAGCCTGATCCAGGTCACGGCGCCCGTGCTCGCCGGACAGTATGCCGACGTCGTCTACAAGCAGTTGCGCGACTACCAGAGCGGCCAGCGCGTGAACTCGATCATGCCGCCCATCATCGCGCGTCTGAACGATCGCGACCTGCACGATCTGGCCAACTACTATTCGACGCTGCCGCGTCCCGCCGCCGTCGAGCAGCGCACGGCCGAGGACGTGAGCATCCGCAAGCTCGTCAGTGAAGGCTCGCCGATGCGCAACATCGCACCCTGCGCGGCCTGTCACGGCGACCTCGACCGCAAGGGCGCCGCGCCGTGGCTGGGCGGCCAGTCGTCGGTGTATATGGCGGCGCAGCTGCGCGCGTTTGCGAACGGCGACCGGCGTAACGACATCAACGAGCAGATGCGCAACGTCGCGCGCCACATGACGCCGGAGGAAATCGACGGCGTCGCGAAGTATTACGCGCAGCGGCCTTAA